A segment of the Lolium perenne isolate Kyuss_39 chromosome 3, Kyuss_2.0, whole genome shotgun sequence genome:
gactaggagagtaacgaactggagcacgacgctgacgcacaggccgtgaagggggaagctcatctgcagaagacaagtcatcagaagaagaggaagaaggaacggcatcggaaggagccgaagctggagaacgaggagtactaggtggactagacgaacgagaggatggcgccgaggggggcgcatcagaagtaggagggaggggaggaggaacagcagggggtgcatccggaaaaagaagaaaagagatatcatccaccgggtaagtacccgaggtggggcgaggatagaagggacgcgtctcatcaaacgtgacgtcacgagagatgcgcatccgacgaccaacggggtcccaacagcgatagcccttatgctcatcactgtatccgagaaaaacacactcaacagactgagcggttaGTTTGGTGCGTTCAcgaggaggcagaaggacatagcagacgcaaccaaatgaacggagagtcgagtagtctggagaaacaccagagagacgctcgagaggaatgccaccctgtagagcagcggaaggctgaatgttaatgaggtgggccgacgtagcaacagcctcagcccagaaatgtggcggaagagaagaagcaatcatcatagcacgggtggtctcaagaagatgacgatgcttacgttcggcgacgccattttgagcatgcgcgccgggacaagaaaactgagcgagggtgccctcctcagcaaggacaccacgaaggtgctgggagatatactcaccagcagaatcagcacggaacacgcgaatgggtgaggaatactgagtgcggaccatggccgcaaaacgctgataaatagagagcacctcactgcgagagtgcatgaaaaacacccaggtgtaccgtgaaaaatcatcaatgaataagatatagtatcgatggccccctttcgaagcgaagggagccggaccccaaacatctgaatggactaaatcgaacggtcgctgagagacagacacactagtaggataaggaagctgaatctgtttgcctaacctacagccCCGATgtgtaacgacccatctccagagacagaccccagaaggccacgatgaaccaaagacgacagtcgagagtcacaaaggtgaccaagacgatgatgccactgctgaaaagagccggtgacagaggcaacaaccagaggagaactggcagatggagtggcagcggaaggaacacgaagccagtctaactcccaaagccccggagacttacggctacgagggccagctccaaccagggcctgtgtgcgacgatcctgaaccgcacaagactcagcgtcaagaatgacgcgacaaccagaatcggtgagtcaagctagcagagaaaaggttcatctgaaggcgaggaacatgagaaacatcagggacagagaaagagggagtagaaagggtgccactactagaaacaggaatagaggtaccatcagccgtgacaacacggacaggagaaataagagaccgaagagcagacagaatagaagactcagaggtcatatgaaaggaagctccagaatccagataccacggggacgtacctgactgtgtagaaactGGTGGTCGCGCAGTGCCAGAAGAGCCCCACGAGAACCAAGCGCCCGGCGAGGAAGAGTCCGcagtagcgagcagaccacgaagacccccGAGAATGTCCCGATCGTAGAGTGCAACCGCAGAAGATCCCGAAGAGCCAGCTGCCGACGATCCTAgaactgctgacgtaaactgggatcccgcgTCCAACAGGTGAaggaagtgtggccaaccttgccacagtaggtgcaataaggacgagggcggagaatcggaccgcgaggctgctgacgtaaactggaatcccaagcatcaagcaggcggtgaagctgcgctatctcatgcgcagagagaggcgcgactggagaggtcgacgtacaatcaggggccgacgaggagctatcagccacacgcacagaggccaccaaagggggcGGCGGAGAGCAACATGCCGATGAAGACAGATTcggcaaagcgcggtcataaccacgtgaagaggccgcgaaagtcggtgtagagcggcaggccgacgcagacggagtcgacgaagcgcggccataaccgcaggaagaggccgcaaaagtcgatgtagagcggcaggccgacgtagacgaagtcggcgaagcgcgggcagagccgcgtgaagaggccgcaaaagtcgatgtagaacGGCAGGTCGAGGGAGAcaaagtcggcgaagcgcgggcagagccgcatgaagaggccgcaaaagtcggtaTAGAGCGGTGAGCCGATGTAGACGGAGTcggtgaagcgcgggcagagccgcgggAAGAGGCCGCAAACGGGGACGAAGAATGACTAGCCGTCATACACGGAGACAGCGGACAAATACCAAGTACCGAAGGTGGGCCCAAAGAAGGGGCGGGATCAGCGGAAGACatagctcttttttttttttttgctttttttttttttctcagCTGGAAGTCAACGCCACACGGAACGAGATCGATCTCAGCAGCACGCGCGGGCCGATTGGAGAGCAGGGAGCGGGGGCAGGGAATCGAAGCGGACGGGCGTCGGGCGGCGGGCCTCGTGCCTGGAGATCGAGCAGATCGTGGAGGCAGAAGGCGTCACGCGCGGGATCGGCAGGGACGGGCGGGCATAGAGCAGAGCAGAATCAGCCAGCCAGGGAGAGGAGCGAGCGGATCCACGCGTGAGCAGAATCAGCCAGCCAGGGAGCGGGCGGATCCACGCGTGTGCGTGCGAACGGAGGCGATTTTCTGAAGCAGAATCGGCCACGGCCGGGCGTTGGGCAGCGGCGGGCGGAGGGCGTCGGAGCAGATCGGGCGATCGATCGGAAGAGCTGACGGAGAAGATCGGGCGGCGCGGCCGGAACACGTAATAGACTAGAGGATCAattattttgctctgataccatgttagaggaatatgcgtgttgtattaccagggggccaaaggccacaatatatagtacatgtacaggtggaaatatgcaggaagccctctaacatatggggaaactacaatatacagatatatacatctaacagcaGCTACGAAAAATACCTTCAAACCGTTAGATTTGCTCGTGATCCATGGTAATGGTGAGTTGCAATATGAGTTACAACTGAGATTCGATAATCGtgattccactaagttagttttgAGTAGACTGTCCCCCGCAAAAAAGAAAAGTTTTGAGTAGACTGAAAACAAGTCACACGAAATAAAAGAAATTGTTTACATACTTATACTCCTTCTGTCGCATGAAACGGTTTCATCAACTGACATTATGGGCCCACTGAACCTGGTCGCCGGTCGGAGTGTCGCCGTGCCCCATATGTGCGGGCATCGTTGGTCAAACTATCGAGCTTAAAAGAACTGGTTTGCAGCGCCAAACCGGCTGCCATTTCACCACCATCCAGAAAAATTAGTCCACCTCCCACATTAACACTCACTTAACCCACTGAAATCACTGGTCTCAAAGTCGCCTCCAAATTGAAAATCCGTACATTAGTCAACACTGCCCCTAATCAGTCTCCACTACCACTAGTCCTTGGTAGTAGGAGTACAACTAACACGACAGCCCTCCATACACAACGGAATGCCCCTCGGCCAGTTGACCTTCAGAAGGAAACAATCGGAGCCCAAGTTTTTTTTCCCAGTGCCCAGTCATTGTCACCTTAATTTCACTGACGAGCAGCAGAACACTCTGAGCTTCGTCACTGCTAGCTCTTTGCAGCGGCTACTCGATGCGATGCGATGGTCCTGGCGCGCGCGTACCACGATTATGAATGCCTGATGACTGCATCGCTGCGTCCTCCTTCCTTCCTTTGTGTCGCACTCCCACTTTAAACGCTATAGCCGCTGCTGACGACGTACCGTCTGCGTTCTGTTCTGCCGCTTATTGTTATAGCTACATATCGAGGCAGCGCTAGCCAGAGGCCGGAGCGCGCGCGGTTGCGGAAGATGGCCGGCACCGGCAGGGCGATGAGGGCGGAGCAGCCGAGGCCGCACTGGCGCGAGCGGCAGGAGCAGCGGAGCCCCGACTTGGCCGTGCCCAGGCCGCCGCGCCCGCGGCTCGCCGGGCCGGCCAGGGTGGCCGTCGTGTACTACCTGGCCAGGAACGGCCACCTCGAGCACCCGCACTTCATGGAGGTCGCGCTGGCGTCGCCTGAGGGCCTCTACCTCCGAGGTACGTGGGCATCGATCGTCTGCTCATGGCGCGTGCACTATTTGTTTCATTTCGTTGAGCGAACTGCGATGTCTGTGCAGATGTGATCGATCGGCTCGACGCGCTGCGGGGCAAGGGGATGTCGCGCATGTACTCGTGGGCGTCCAAGAGGTTTGTTCGATTCTTCGGTTTTAAGTTCGCCGGCGATAGGCAAGAGGGCATTCCGGCCGTGACATTGCTCTCTGGGTTGGTTGCAATGCAGGACCTACCGGAACGGGTTCGTGTGGcacgacctcaccgacgacgactACGTGCACCCGGTGGCCGGGCGGGAGTACGTGCTCAAGGGCACCGAGCGGCTGAGCGCACCGACGATACAACAACAGCTCCCGCTACTCGacgcggcggccgcggcgtcgTCCTGCTCCTCCGGCTCCCAGGAGACCGCGGCGTCCTCGTCGTCCGGGTGGGAGCAGCGCGGCCAGAGAaaaggcgccggcgccggcgagtaCAGGGTGTACAGGGCCGAGGACCGCGCCGCGGCAGCAGCGGACGCGGCGACGCAGACCGACGACGGATGCCGCCGCGGCCGCCagaggcgcgcgcaggaggagctggGCCGGGAGGAGACGTCGCCGCCGACGGCGTCCACGAGCCCGGACACGCTGGAGACCCTGATCAAGGCGGACGGCCGCGTCCTGGCGGCCGTAAccaccaccggcggcggcgggagcagGGCGAGGGCGTCGTCGGTGCTGATGCAGCTCATCTCGTGCGGGTCCGTGTCGGTCAAGGGCGGGCTGGCCACGCCCGTGATGCCGCGCGGTGTGCACGCGCACTACCGCCCGCGGCCGCCGCGCGCGCCGGCGCACGCGGCCGCCGTGACGCTGACGCCGACGCAGACCCGAAGGCAGAAGGTGGTGGAGGACAAGGAGTACTTCAGCGGGAGCCTCGTGGAGACGCAGCGCTcggccgccgccgacgacgcGTGCCAGGACCTGgccgtgctccggcggtcgtcctcCTACAACGCCGACAGGTacccaaaaaaaaaaactcttCGTTTCCAAACATCAATGCGCGCGCATGTGCAAGCACCGAAACCAAAACAGTAACACCCCGATCGGTTGCCATTATCCGCGAACTTAGTATCATTCCGAGCTTTTTCGGCCATCTCTAATGGCGGCACAGTAGGAGTGCGTACGGATGGAGTAAGCAGTCAGTACTCAGTAGAGCACTGTTCCATTGAATCCTCCTACCGTAGCGGCCGCTAAACCGCTGCGAAAATTCCTCTGCGGGTACTTGATTAGTGGTTACGTTCATAAAGAGGAATAGTTCTCGCGGAGCTGTCGATGGAGAATGTCAGGGACGGACGGGGCTTGAATTCCCGGTTGGCGAAGGCCCGTACGCGCCTGCACTGTACGCAAGCACCAAATCTTGGAGCTACTGTTGTTCTTAGCCGATCTCAGAAAGCTTAATAattaattaatttggatctgcacacttgTCTCTTCTTATCTCAGTGCCGTCAGCCGTGAGCCCGTGACTCGTAGTAACTCGGATGTATgtgcagtggcggagcttgacaGTCCGTGATGTCAAACAAATGGCCAAAACGAGTGAAAACTAGGGCTAGCGAGGTCAGTATGGAGTAATTATAGGGTCAAAACTGGCGTATTTATACCAAGTACCACACTAGTGTTTATCAACTTTTTGTGATGTGGCTTGGCATCATGTGCAGAACGCAGCTCCGCCAAATGTGCACAGTTAATCGTCCACTATAGTAGTACAGTATGAGTCTGTAACAAGAGTCTTTGTCAGCCATTAATCGGATAAACCTGTCCGTGGTTGCTGTTCAGTAAGCGCCTCCGTCAGGCATTGAACTCCGGCCGGCTTAAGCGGTGGTCCTGGACCGCTTTGCGTCGTACTCCAGGCCACAATTGCTTGCAAAGACGAGAAATCGCTTGTTATTGATGCTGCATCGCCTTCTATATATGTTGTGCTGTACGAGAATCACCATcatcatgatgatgatgatgagatcGATGCCGGCAGCGATGCGAAATGATGGCTGCTCACGACTTGCTGATACTCGATTGGTGAATGGCAGGGCGCTCAaggcggaggaggcggtggaCCAGCACGACCGCTGCATCCCTCGCAGGCCCAAGAGCAAGAGAGACGGCTACCAGTACCAGGCCATCTCGGGCGGCGCCCATGGGAGCAAGAGGGTCGGAGGATGAGGGAGGAGCTTGGTTTGGCCGTCCATGGCTTCATCGTTATCGGCTACCCCTATAGTGAATTACTAGTGATGAACTGattatggtgatgatggtgatgatgagcaCGGCAAGCTGACTAGTGCTTGTTCCGTTGCCTTATCTTCTTGCAGAGTTCCCCGGTGTAGAAAATTCCAATTACCAGATTCGAGATTGATGTCGTGAGCTTGCTATACTTGTGATTTTTCGAACTAGGCCTCTGTTTATATGCTCCGTTGCTTTTGTTTTCTGGCCTTGTTCGTCTGAAGCTCGAGTTTGATTCGACCGGCCAGTTGTTGACTAGCATAGATGCATGTACCTCTGACCAGAAGAAAAAACCCTCGACCCTGGTTCGCCCTCTCCTCCCCTGCTGGCCGGGCCAATCCCGAGCCTTCTCCGCCGG
Coding sequences within it:
- the LOC127344637 gene encoding protein SOSEKI 5 isoform X1, which gives rise to MAGTGRAMRAEQPRPHWRERQEQRSPDLAVPRPPRPRLAGPARVAVVYYLARNGHLEHPHFMEVALASPEGLYLRDVIDRLDALRGKGMSRMYSWASKRTYRNGFVWHDLTDDDYVHPVAGREYVLKGTERLSAPTIQQQLPLLDAAAAASSCSSGSQETAASSSSGWEQRGQRKGAGAGEYRVYRAEDRAAAAADAATQTDDGCRRGRQRRAQEELGREETSPPTASTSPDTLETLIKADGRVLAAVTTTGGGGSRARASSVLMQLISCGSVSVKGGLATPVMPRGVHAHYRPRPPRAPAHAAAVTLTPTQTRRQKVVEDKEYFSGSLVETQRSAAADDACQDLAVLRRSSSYNADRCSTVDLLLLAGRGGRGEERGNEDYSKVCSPAGHGGEGGTTLLSPVKSGADRVRWCHLIKCCAARSLSLSGHGGEGRRRGGAELSNERRQLYLRWFLFKRKHTAAVMAAVICSRRDGCLFAFKMEASSCSYWSSTPPCSQVIRSRRRGGCQWGWFLAGRKSFNTFSPFLGGDALRMPASIDGGAPGPDCFSIFCSRVCFVKLQALSLNSRFIRASIVKDLYANCTRHVSRQ
- the LOC127344637 gene encoding protein SOSEKI 5 isoform X2, whose translation is MAGTGRAMRAEQPRPHWRERQEQRSPDLAVPRPPRPRLAGPARVAVVYYLARNGHLEHPHFMEVALASPEGLYLRDVIDRLDALRGKGMSRMYSWASKRTYRNGFVWHDLTDDDYVHPVAGREYVLKGTERLSAPTIQQQLPLLDAAAAASSCSSGSQETAASSSSGWEQRGQRKGAGAGEYRVYRAEDRAAAAADAATQTDDGCRRGRQRRAQEELGREETSPPTASTSPDTLETLIKADGRVLAAVTTTGGGGSRARASSVLMQLISCGSVSVKGGLATPVMPRGVHAHYRPRPPRAPAHAAAVTLTPTQTRRQKVVEDKEYFSGSLVETQRSAAADDACQDLAVLRRSSSYNADRALKAEEAVDQHDRCIPRRPKSKRDGYQYQAISGGAHGSKRVGG